The DNA region TCAGGTGTGGTTGAGAATAGGGGGGTGCACTGTTATATTGAAATAACTCGGCGTCGGGGTTTCGCAGGCGCATTCGTATGGAGGATAGAGTCCTGACCGGACTTAACCAAGCAGAGGCCAAGACCTCTGCCACTGCGGCGACAGCCCAAGACCGGGGCGCGCGCACCCAAACCGCGTATAGCAGCGAAGAGTTGCTTGAGCGCATTCTGACTTCCCTGACTGACGACAAAGCCGAAGACGTCGTGCAGATTGATCTGCGCGGAAAGTCCTCGATTGGCGATTACATGGTCGTGGCTTCTGGCCGGTCGACCCGTCAAGTGTCCGCCATGGCAGAGAAGCTGGTCGACAAATTGAAGACCGACTTCGGCTTATATTCCAAGATCGAAGGCAAGGATTCCGGCGATTGGGTGCTGATCGACACGGCAGATGTCATCGTCCATATTTTCCGGCCTGAGGTGCGAGAATTCTATCAGCTGGAGAAGATGTGGCAGCCAGAGGCGCCTGAGACGACCCCGGGCCCCGGGGCCGCGGCGCCCTGAACGTCCACCTATGCGTCGCGGGCCGTCTGAAGGCAGGCCCCGAGAAGACGTTGATCGACGATTATTTAAGACGTTTCGACAAGACGGGCCGGGGCCTGGGCCTATCCCTTGGGCAGGTCGTGGAGGTCGAAAACCGCAAAGGCGGCGGCATGGCGGCGGAGGCGGATTTGATTCGCGCGCGCCTGCCCGGTGGTGTCTTTTGGGTGATGGATGAACGCGGCGATGTGATGACGTCGCCCGGGTTCGCGGATCGCTTAGGCGCGCAGAGAGACCGGGGCGCGGGCGATCTGACGATGGTTATCGGCGGGGCGGACGGAATTGACCCCACGCTGAGGGACGAGGCGGGGATGGCGATTTCCTTCGGCAAGATGGTCTGGCCGCATATGCTGGCGCGGGTCATGCTGAGTGAGCAATTGTACCGGGCCGCGTCTATTCTGGCGGGCGGCCCGTATCACCGGGTCTAGGACAGACCGGATTTTGCCGATCCTGGCCACATCAGGATCCGCGGCCTGTGACGCCTGAGCCGCTGCACGCCTGATGTAAGCGGCCCCACGGCCCGGAAGGCCCGCCAATGCCCGGGCGGTGACGTCCGGCACGGTCGTCGTTTCGGTGAGAAGGACGATTGCAGCGCGGAGGCGGCCTCCATAGAACGGTTTGGTAAAGGAGTTCTCACCCATGACAGACCACCCGCGCCCCGTTGTTTTGTGCATTCTGGACGGCTGGGGCATTGGTCAGACGCAAGCAGACAACGCGCCGCTTCTGGCGGACACGCCTGTGATGGATGACCTGATGGCGCGGTGTCCCCATGCGACGCTGCTGACGCATGGGCGTGATGTGGGCCTGCCGGAGGGGCAGATGGGCAATTCCGAGGTCGGCCACACCAATATCGGCGCGGGGCGTGTGGTGAAAATGGATCTGGTGGAGATCAACGACGCGATTGAGGCGGGGGAATTTGCCGGGCGGGCGGCTTTGGTGGCGTTTGTTGAGACGTTGAAGAAAAGCGGCGGAACGGCGCATCTGATGGGGCTGGTGAGCGACGGCGGCGTGCATTCGCAGCTGGCGCATCTGGAGGCGGCGGTGGCGGTTCTGGTGGAGGCGGGCGTGCCGGTGGCCGTTCACGCGATCACCGATGGGCGCGATGTTGCCCCGAAATCGGCAGACGGGTTTTTGCGGGGTCTGACACTGCCGGAGGGGGCGAAGATCGCGACGGTCTGCGGGCGCTATTTCGCGCTGGACCGCGACACTCGCTGGGACCGGGTGGAAAGGGCTTACAGCGCGATGGTGCGTGGAGAGGGCGACGGGGCCAACGACGCCTTGGGCGCTGTGGCGCAGGCCTATGACGCGGACAAGACCGATGAGTTCATTCCGCCGACGGTCGTGGGTGACTACGCCGGGATGCGCGATGGGGATGGTATTTTCATGCTGAACTACCGGGCGGACCGCGCGCGAGAAATTTTGTCAGCGCTAGGTGATCAGGCGTTTGACGGCTTCGATGTGACCGGTCGGCCCAAGTTCGCGGCCAGGCTGGGGATGGTCGATTATTCCAAAGCCCATGACGCCTATATGACGACGGTGTTCCCGAAGCAGGAGATCGTAAACACGCTGGGCGAATGGGTCTCCAAAGCGGGGCTGCGGCAGTTCCGCGTGGCGGAGACGGAAAAGTACCCCCATGTGACGTTTTTCCTGAATGGCGGCGTCGAGGTGCCGGAGCCGGGGGAAGACCGGGAGATGCCGAAATCACCCAATGTCGCGACCTATGATTTGCAGCCCGAGATGAGCGCGCGCGAGGTGACGGACCTTCTGGTGCGCGCGATCCGGGAGCCTTACGACCTGATTGTGGTGAACTTCGCCAATCCTGACATGGTGGGTCATACCGGCGATTTGCAGGCTGCGATTGCGGCGTGTGAGGCGGTGGATGCGGGGCTTGGTCAGGCGGTGGCGGCGCTGGAAGAGATGGGTGGCGCGATGATCGTCTGCGCCGATCACGGGAATTGCGAGATGATGGTGGACCCGGAGACGGGCGGGCCGCACACGGCCCATACGACGAACCTTGTGCCGGTGGTGATGGTGGGCGGACCAGCGGGCGCGGGCCTGCGGGACGGGCGGCTGGCGGATCTGGCGCCATCGCTTTTGGCCTTGATGGGGCTGGAGCAACCGGCGGAGATGACGGGGGAGAGTTTGATCCGGTGACGTCGCTTCGCTTGCATATGATCAGGCCGCTCCTCGGGCTCGCGCTGATTGCAGCGCTCCCCCTCCTCGCCGCGGTGCCGGGCACAGCGCAGAGCGATCCGGCGCTGACGGCGCGGGAGGCGGGTGACATGCTGGAGGCAGCGGCGGAGGCGTTGCGCGAGGCCGAAGGCGCGCGGGACCAGGTAGAGGCGTTGACGGAAACGGTGCGCGCCTATGAACACGGGCTGGATGCGTTGCGTGCTGGCATCCGCGATGCGGCCCTGAGTGAGCGGACAATCTTGCTGGTGTTTGATGCGGAACGCGACCGCCTGGCCCGGCTGATAGGCGTGCTGCAACGGATCGAGGATGCGCCCGCCCCCGCCACGCTGCTGCATCCCGAGGGGCCTTTGGGCACCGCGCGACTGGGGATGATCGTGGCCGATGTCACGCCCGCTGTCGCCCGCGAGGCCCGTGCATTGCGGGCGCAATTGCAGGAACTGGCGGAGTTGCGCGCGGTCCAGGACGACGCGGTGGTGCAATTGCAGGCCGCGCTGATGGGCGTGCAGACCGCACGATCCGCGCTAAGCCAGGCGATTGCGGACCGTGTGGACCTGCCGGAACGGTTCTCTCTGGACCCTGAGGCCATGGCCCGGATCGCCGAAAGTGTCGACAGCCTGGGCAGTTTCGCGGCCCTGCTGGCAGAGACCCCCGCGCCCACAATCGACGTGGTGCGCGACTTCGCCACGGCGCGCGGTGACATCCCCTTGCCCGCGCTTGGCACCCTGGTGCGGGGCTTCAATGAGGCCGATGCGGCGGGCATCACGCGGCCCGGCGCATTGCTGGCCGTGCCGCAGACGGCGCTGTTGACGGCCCCCTGGCCCGCGTCGATCCGGTATGCGGGCCCGCTGCTTGATTACGGAAATGTCATTATTCTGGAGCCGCAGGCAGACTATCTACTTATATTGGCGGGGGCGGGCGATGTCTTCGTGACCGCCGGAGAATTGGTGCCCTCGGGCGCACCGCTTGGCTTGATGCCGGATGGAAACAGCGACGTTGAGGCGGATTTGATTGTATCTGATGCGCTTGGTGCTAGCGCCGGGCTGACGGAAACGCTTTATATGGAACTCAGACAGGGTGGGAACCCGGTGGATCCGATGGAATGGTTTGCCGCGCAATAGACCGCCGAGATGAAAATTAGAGGACGACGTGCAATGAAGAAACTGATGATGGCAGCCGTGGGCGGGATTGCAGGCGGAGTGCTGTTGAGCACTCAGGTCGCGGGTCCCTTGCTGGCACAGGAGGCGGAGCGGAATTCTTCTGTCTATGAACAGCTGGATCTGTTCGGCGATATCTTCGAGCGTATTCGCCAGAATTACGTGGAAGACGTCGATGAGGCAGAGCTGATCGAGGCGGCAATCAACGGCATGCTGATCTCTCTCGATCCGCATTCGTCCTATATCTCGGCCAGTGACTTTGAAGACATGCAGGTGCAAACGCGCGGCGAGTTTGGCGGTCTTGGCATCGAAGTGACCCAGGAAGACGGCTTCGTGCGCGTGATCACGCCGATGGATGACACGCCTGCGATGGAGGCCGGTGTCGAGGCCGGTGATTTCATCACAGCCGTCGACGGGGAGGCGCTGCTGGGTCTGACCCTGGAGCAATCCGTTGACCTGATGCGCGGCCCCGTGGGCAGTGACATCATCATCACCATCGTGCGCGAAGGGGCGGACGAGCCGTTTGACCTGACGATCACCCGCGACCGCATTCAACTGACCGCCGTGCGCGCGCGGCTGGAAGGCAATACCGCGATCCTGCGCGTCTCCACCTTCAGCGACCAGACCTTCCCCAATCTGCGCGAAGGGTTGCTGGAGCTGATCGAAGAGGTCGGCGGGTTGGACAACATGAACGGTGTCGTGCTGGACCTGCGCAACAACCCCGGCGGTCTGCTGAACCAGGCGATCCGTGTGTCCGATGCGTTTCTGGAGCAGGGCGAGATCGTCTCGACCCGTGGTCGGGAGCCCCAGGACGGGGAGCGCTATAACGCCACCCCCGGCGATATGATCGAAGGCCTGCCGATGGTGGTGCTGATCAACGGTGGCTCTGCCTCCGCGTCCGAGATTGTGGCCGGTGCGTTGCAGGATCACCGCCGTGCGGTGGTCGTGGGCACCAACAGCTTTGGCAAGGGCTCCGTCCAGTCGGTGATGCCGCTGGCCGGTGATGGCGCGATGCGGTTGACGACGTCGCTGTATTATACGCCGTCGGGCCGATCCATTCAGGCGCTTGGCGTGGCCCCCGATATCATCGTGGAGCAGCGCGATCCGATCGAGGTGGAGGAGGACGAAGACGGTCGCCCCGCCCGCACGGAGGCCGGTCTGCGCGGCGCGATTGAAAACTCCAGCCTGACGGAAGACCAGTTGCAGCAATTGGAGGAAGAGCGTGCCATTGCCGAGGCGACCGCAGCCCTGCGCAACGAAGATTATCAGCTGGCCTATGCTATTGATATCCTGACGGGTCTTGGCGCGTTAGGTCCGAACTGAGTGGCTGATCTACCTTATCGCCCGTGCGCGGGGGTCGTTTTGACCAACGCGGACGGGCGTATCTTTGCGGGACAGCGCGCAGGGTTCGACACGCCCGCCTGGCAGATGCCCCAGGGCGGGCTCGATAAGGGGGAAGACCCCTTGGACGCCGCTTACCGAGAGCTGGAAGAAGAAACCGGCGTGGGCCGCGACCACGTCACGTTTGTGGCACAAACGACCGATTGGCTGACCTATGACTTCCCGCCCGAGCTGGCGCTGGGGCGATGGAAGGGCAAATATGGCGGCCAGAAGCAGATGTGGGCGCATCTTCAACTGGACGCGCCCGACAGCGTCATTAACCTCACCCACAAAGACGTGGAATTCAGCGATTGGCGGTGGATGACAAAGCGGGATATCCTGACTGCCATCGTGCCCTTCAAGCGTGGTATCTATAAGGCCATCTTCAAGGAGTTCGGTCTATGATCCGCTGCGCCGCATTTGCCCTGTCCGTTTTTGCCGCGGGCCCCGCCGTCGCGTTGTCCTGCGCGGTACCGTCCGTTGCAGACAGCTATGGCGGGGCTGCCGCCAGCGCGACGGATTACGTGATCGGCGTTGGGGCATTGGCGTTGACCGGGCAGACCAACCCACCCGAAGGCGCGGTCGCGCAGGGCGGCGACATCAACCAGATGGTCGGCTACACGCAGCCCGCGCAGTTCACCGGCGGGCTTTTTACCGGAAACGGATTTGGCCCGTCGCAGCACGTGAACATTGAGGTGAATGTCACCTGCATCGTGGCCTGGTGCGGACAAGCGGCAGAGGTCGACAACGCCCTGTTTTTCTTCCGCGCCACCAATGCGGGCTACGTGCTGGATGAGGGCGCGTGTCCTGGTAACGTGTTCTACGATCCCACGCCCGCGCAGCTGCAACAGGTGCAGCAATGCTACGACAGTGGCACGTGCTAGGCAGCGTTGTTCGGGCGGTGTGGGCGGGATGAACTGCGCCCTAAGGCCCGACCTGAATGTGCCGCATAGGATCGGGTCGCCGTCTGAGCGCGAGGAAGCGTTTTTTTCGCTACCGCGTCGCTACTTGAGCGCGATGATCTACTGCGCGCTATCGCTTCGCTACTTGAGCGCGATGATCTACTGCGCGCTATCGCTTCGCTACTTGAGCGCGATGACCTGCTACGCGCTACCGCGTCGCTACTTGAGCGCGATGACCTGCTACGCGCTACCGCGTCGCTACTTGAGCGCGATGACCTGCTGCGCGCTATCGCTTCGCTACTTGAGCGCGATGATCTACTGCGCTACCGCTTCGCTACTTGAGCGCTAGAGCACCCGCATCAGCCCTTCGCGCACAAACCGTTTGGCCAGCACCATCTTTCCGGCGTCATCCAAATCGCCCTCCATATCGCCAAGGCGGAAGTCGGCCGTCGTGATGCAGAACTCCATCGCATCGCGGGCGTGGGCGGGCAGGATGATCTCTGCGCCCTGGGCGACCAGACAGACCTGATCCTCATTCGGGACATCGTGGATGCCAAAAACGATGTGGGGATGCGCGCCCATGCGGCTGTCCATCGTCAACCCGTCCAGCTTGGCCAGTTGCGCCATCTGTCCCTCCACACGGGGCACGCGGGCAGTCAGGAACTCCTCGCGAAAGCCGGACAGCAGCTTGCCCACATGGGCATCGCCGACCAGTTCGATCAACTCTGCGAATGTGTCTTTGTAATCGTCCAGATCCACGCCGTTATTGGCAAACCCAGGCGGCAGGGCGCGGCGAAGGCTGGGCTCGCGGTGGGCCTTGGCGATCACGGCCTCGGCCAGCGCATCGGCCCAGGTGCGGAACATCAGACCGGTCGTGATGTGCAGCGAGGTTTCATCTGTGGCGACAGCGTCGTGCGCCATGCCGCGCGGGATGTAGACGGCATCACCGGGCTCCAGCACAAACCGCTGCGCCTCTTCGCCCACGTCCATGCCCCGTTCAAACGCCTGATCGGCCAGGGGCAGTTCCACGGGCGTGCCGTAGATGCGCCATTCCTTCGTGCCGGCGACTTGCAGCACCAGCACATCGTGGCCGTCGTAATGGGGGTTGAATCCCTGATTGCCCGGAGGGGTCATGTAGATGTTGGTCTGCACGCGGGCCGACATCGCGGCCTCCATCGCGCGGCAATAGCGTGCAAGCGCCGGCAGACGTTCGTGCAAGCCAGACAGGATCACGGTCGCACCATCGGCGTGCAGCTGGTTCACCCGCACTGGATCAATCTGTCCCGTCTCATAGGCAAAATCGGCGGGTGTGATATTGCCGTCCGCCCGGGTCACGTTAATCTCGGGCACATGCAGACCCATCGTCGAGACGACGCGGTCAATCTCCCCATAGCTGAGCAGATCGGAGAAATACCCCGGCTGCCCGCGCTTGATCAGCATCGGCTTCTTCTCGAAATACTCGGCAAAGAAGGTGTCAGGGGTTTCAGGCGCAATCGCCCAATCGAAGCTGAATGTGTTCGTCATCTGGCGCTCTTATGCTGCATGTTGTGTTGCGATACTCTGACCATGACCAGCCCCGGTGATCAATCGCCCATCAAGGTAAGGGATTACCTCCGTTGACTGGATTTCGTGCTTCGGTCACAACATGAGGTATCATTGGCCAGACGCACATTGAGGATTCATGACAATGTCCAGCAACGACAAGAAGACCAAATCCCTGACAGACGCAGATATTTCCACCGATCGCCCCACGGGCCGTCGGACCTTCCTGGGCGCGATGGGTGCCGCAGGTGTTGGTGCGGCCCTGGTGCCCACGGGCGCGGCTGCCCAGGGCACCGACAGCGACAACGGGTCCTGGACGGATGCGGCAGGCTGCGGACGCGGCAGCGGCGGCTATTCCACCGGTATCACCGATGCCGACAACGGCTCCCTCGGGACCGATGCGCCGGGTGCCGGTCGCGGTGCGCCTTACTGCTGAGGCGCGACTGATTGAGACTCGTGAAGCGGGGTGGCCAAGGGCTGCCCCGTTTTGCGTTAAAGGCGGACGGCAAGGGCTGCAGTGGCTCGCCGAAAGGCGGCATCCGAGGCGGGCGAGATGGCGCGAAAGCGCAAAAAGCCATGGATGAGGCCGGAGGCCGTCTCATACCAGACGGGTGTGCCCGCCGCGAGGAAAGTGGCGGCGAGTTCTTCGCCGTCACCGAGGAGCGGGTCGAGCGTCGCCGTCAGAATGACGGCCTGGGGCAAAGACCGCAGGTCTGCCGTGTTGGGGCTC from Jannaschia sp. CCS1 includes:
- a CDS encoding cupin domain-containing protein produces the protein MTNTFSFDWAIAPETPDTFFAEYFEKKPMLIKRGQPGYFSDLLSYGEIDRVVSTMGLHVPEINVTRADGNITPADFAYETGQIDPVRVNQLHADGATVILSGLHERLPALARYCRAMEAAMSARVQTNIYMTPPGNQGFNPHYDGHDVLVLQVAGTKEWRIYGTPVELPLADQAFERGMDVGEEAQRFVLEPGDAVYIPRGMAHDAVATDETSLHITTGLMFRTWADALAEAVIAKAHREPSLRRALPPGFANNGVDLDDYKDTFAELIELVGDAHVGKLLSGFREEFLTARVPRVEGQMAQLAKLDGLTMDSRMGAHPHIVFGIHDVPNEDQVCLVAQGAEIILPAHARDAMEFCITTADFRLGDMEGDLDDAGKMVLAKRFVREGLMRVL
- the rsfS gene encoding ribosome silencing factor; this translates as MEDRVLTGLNQAEAKTSATAATAQDRGARTQTAYSSEELLERILTSLTDDKAEDVVQIDLRGKSSIGDYMVVASGRSTRQVSAMAEKLVDKLKTDFGLYSKIEGKDSGDWVLIDTADVIVHIFRPEVREFYQLEKMWQPEAPETTPGPGAAAP
- the rlmH gene encoding 23S rRNA (pseudouridine(1915)-N(3))-methyltransferase RlmH, translating into MNVHLCVAGRLKAGPEKTLIDDYLRRFDKTGRGLGLSLGQVVEVENRKGGGMAAEADLIRARLPGGVFWVMDERGDVMTSPGFADRLGAQRDRGAGDLTMVIGGADGIDPTLRDEAGMAISFGKMVWPHMLARVMLSEQLYRAASILAGGPYHRV
- a CDS encoding RNA pyrophosphohydrolase, encoding MADLPYRPCAGVVLTNADGRIFAGQRAGFDTPAWQMPQGGLDKGEDPLDAAYRELEEETGVGRDHVTFVAQTTDWLTYDFPPELALGRWKGKYGGQKQMWAHLQLDAPDSVINLTHKDVEFSDWRWMTKRDILTAIVPFKRGIYKAIFKEFGL
- a CDS encoding S41 family peptidase, translated to MKKLMMAAVGGIAGGVLLSTQVAGPLLAQEAERNSSVYEQLDLFGDIFERIRQNYVEDVDEAELIEAAINGMLISLDPHSSYISASDFEDMQVQTRGEFGGLGIEVTQEDGFVRVITPMDDTPAMEAGVEAGDFITAVDGEALLGLTLEQSVDLMRGPVGSDIIITIVREGADEPFDLTITRDRIQLTAVRARLEGNTAILRVSTFSDQTFPNLREGLLELIEEVGGLDNMNGVVLDLRNNPGGLLNQAIRVSDAFLEQGEIVSTRGREPQDGERYNATPGDMIEGLPMVVLINGGSASASEIVAGALQDHRRAVVVGTNSFGKGSVQSVMPLAGDGAMRLTTSLYYTPSGRSIQALGVAPDIIVEQRDPIEVEEDEDGRPARTEAGLRGAIENSSLTEDQLQQLEEERAIAEATAALRNEDYQLAYAIDILTGLGALGPN
- the gpmI gene encoding 2,3-bisphosphoglycerate-independent phosphoglycerate mutase — translated: MTDHPRPVVLCILDGWGIGQTQADNAPLLADTPVMDDLMARCPHATLLTHGRDVGLPEGQMGNSEVGHTNIGAGRVVKMDLVEINDAIEAGEFAGRAALVAFVETLKKSGGTAHLMGLVSDGGVHSQLAHLEAAVAVLVEAGVPVAVHAITDGRDVAPKSADGFLRGLTLPEGAKIATVCGRYFALDRDTRWDRVERAYSAMVRGEGDGANDALGAVAQAYDADKTDEFIPPTVVGDYAGMRDGDGIFMLNYRADRAREILSALGDQAFDGFDVTGRPKFAARLGMVDYSKAHDAYMTTVFPKQEIVNTLGEWVSKAGLRQFRVAETEKYPHVTFFLNGGVEVPEPGEDREMPKSPNVATYDLQPEMSAREVTDLLVRAIREPYDLIVVNFANPDMVGHTGDLQAAIAACEAVDAGLGQAVAALEEMGGAMIVCADHGNCEMMVDPETGGPHTAHTTNLVPVVMVGGPAGAGLRDGRLADLAPSLLALMGLEQPAEMTGESLIR
- a CDS encoding murein hydrolase activator EnvC family protein codes for the protein MIRPLLGLALIAALPLLAAVPGTAQSDPALTAREAGDMLEAAAEALREAEGARDQVEALTETVRAYEHGLDALRAGIRDAALSERTILLVFDAERDRLARLIGVLQRIEDAPAPATLLHPEGPLGTARLGMIVADVTPAVAREARALRAQLQELAELRAVQDDAVVQLQAALMGVQTARSALSQAIADRVDLPERFSLDPEAMARIAESVDSLGSFAALLAETPAPTIDVVRDFATARGDIPLPALGTLVRGFNEADAAGITRPGALLAVPQTALLTAPWPASIRYAGPLLDYGNVIILEPQADYLLILAGAGDVFVTAGELVPSGAPLGLMPDGNSDVEADLIVSDALGASAGLTETLYMELRQGGNPVDPMEWFAAQ